Proteins co-encoded in one Saprospira grandis genomic window:
- the cas2 gene encoding CRISPR-associated endonuclease Cas2 gives MKKSHYIMSYDISSNRLRLAVCKLLQRQGAERLQKSVFFAPNMLLEEIRELRADLQQLMLHHPEALPQDSLICFPIRKQSIEEMVWAGESEDLRRLLDELLFILL, from the coding sequence ATGAAGAAGAGTCACTATATTATGTCCTACGATATTTCTTCTAATCGGCTGCGGCTGGCTGTTTGCAAATTGTTGCAGCGCCAAGGGGCCGAGCGCCTACAAAAGTCGGTCTTTTTTGCCCCCAATATGCTGCTAGAGGAAATCCGTGAACTCAGGGCCGATCTCCAACAACTGATGTTGCACCACCCCGAGGCCCTGCCTCAAGATAGCCTCATTTGTTTTCCCATCCGCAAGCAAAGCATAGAGGAAATGGTCTGGGCTGGAGAATCAGAAGACCTCCGCCGTTTATTAGATGAACTACTATTTATTTTATTGTAA
- the cas1 gene encoding CRISPR-associated endonuclease Cas1, protein MQLYLDSYGAFLGVENGMFWFKPKHSEGRAIACQRINCIFLTKGVRISSDAILLALSHNIPMVFTDQLGRSQGYLWSGQYGSISTVRKKQARFADHPLGMDWVRDQLLQRAKNQLRTLELLQEQPYARKDKQGQSDFVKDQKNLSKLIQRWEKLPISPRANLKELAASFRGWEGGASRTYFQAFARVLPEKWGFAGRMRRPAYDPFNALLNYLYGMLYPLVELSLIKAGLDPYMGVLHTDRYNRPTLVFDCIEIYRHWAEWTALQLVFEKGLDPQQHFEERSIREGIRLAPSGKKKVIAAMLGHLEERSIYQGQKRKRKTQIDLGLQSLASYLKTLDF, encoded by the coding sequence ATGCAATTATATTTAGACTCATATGGGGCCTTTTTAGGCGTAGAAAATGGCATGTTTTGGTTCAAACCCAAGCATTCAGAAGGCCGTGCAATCGCTTGTCAGCGAATCAATTGTATCTTTTTAACCAAAGGAGTACGCATTAGTAGCGATGCCATTCTTCTGGCCCTCTCTCATAATATTCCTATGGTCTTTACCGATCAGCTGGGCCGCTCGCAAGGCTATCTCTGGTCGGGCCAATATGGCTCTATCTCTACGGTCAGAAAAAAACAAGCCCGCTTTGCCGACCATCCGCTGGGTATGGATTGGGTGCGAGACCAATTGCTCCAAAGGGCCAAAAATCAACTCAGGACCCTAGAGCTTTTGCAAGAGCAACCCTATGCCCGCAAAGATAAACAAGGCCAAAGCGATTTTGTCAAGGACCAAAAAAACCTGAGCAAACTGATCCAAAGATGGGAGAAACTCCCCATTTCTCCCCGAGCCAATTTGAAAGAATTAGCCGCCTCTTTTAGAGGCTGGGAGGGCGGCGCTAGCCGAACTTATTTTCAGGCCTTTGCCAGAGTCTTGCCCGAAAAATGGGGCTTTGCTGGCCGTATGCGCCGCCCCGCCTACGATCCCTTTAATGCCCTGCTCAATTATTTGTATGGAATGCTCTATCCCTTGGTCGAACTCAGCCTCATCAAAGCAGGCCTAGATCCCTATATGGGCGTCTTGCATACCGACCGATATAATCGGCCTACCCTGGTCTTTGATTGTATCGAAATTTATCGGCATTGGGCCGAATGGACCGCCCTGCAATTGGTCTTTGAAAAAGGCTTAGATCCCCAACAGCATTTTGAAGAACGCTCTATCCGAGAGGGCATTCGCCTAGCCCCCTCTGGCAAGAAAAAGGTGATTGCCGCCATGTTGGGCCATCTGGAGGAACGCTCTATTTATCAGGGCCAAAAAAGAAAAAGAAAAACCCAGATAGACTTAGGCCTCCAAAGCTTAGCTAGCTATCTGAAAACCCTCGATTTTTAA